In one Spirochaetaceae bacterium genomic region, the following are encoded:
- a CDS encoding 4-alpha-glucanotransferase has protein sequence MMNHNAKYHGVVIPISALKSNNSLGCGDFNDLSLFGHWAAEAGFKLIQLLPINDTGDDSSPYMALSSVALHPIYLHLNHITFAAGLTAQLEKLLKKFKGANRVDYAAVLKAKLGFLSEVYEANQEAIMAEPAINKWLATNGWVITYAVFKQLKDANKGKGWPEWKSYRQVTPAKIDDYYHKNKVECFYYVWLQYELQLQLNAACKTIKELGLYLKGDIPIMMNEDSADVWSNPQLFDLTQVAGAPPDQFSYFGQRWGFPCYNWAAHRKEDFKWWKLRLTEAAKFFDAYRIDHVLGFFRIWAINKDDYRAALGHFDPFPALTKAEITERFGEERLNWLSAPHIFEDELNNLGPEKELALPLFKKINDNLYFFDMDKIKGDKAIFELAVSEQAKEILYGFYSNRALLLKDGNYYPTWYYQNSRSYQSLNDGERQNFDNLIAGKMAAAEHLWEAEAQELLGIMAGTTDMLVCAEDLGALSLVVPKVLTNLKILSLAVMRWKRNWQTSPPAWDNPGHYPFKAVATLAVHDSSPIRLWWREESDKTGLLKALQLPEALAAQPELSPLLAGSLLTGFFKICSAQIVMLQLQDYFAVSDNYREADSELERINIPGTVGKDNWSYRMKPQLEELINDKQFSLWLKSLNEWR, from the coding sequence ATGATGAACCATAACGCAAAATATCACGGGGTGGTAATCCCTATCAGTGCTTTAAAAAGTAATAACAGTTTAGGCTGCGGCGATTTTAACGACCTAAGTCTTTTTGGCCACTGGGCGGCGGAGGCCGGTTTTAAGCTTATCCAGCTGCTGCCTATTAACGATACCGGCGATGATAGCTCGCCTTATATGGCTTTGTCCAGCGTGGCTTTGCACCCTATCTATTTGCACCTTAACCATATAACTTTTGCCGCCGGCCTCACGGCCCAGCTGGAAAAACTCCTTAAGAAATTTAAAGGGGCCAACCGGGTAGATTATGCCGCCGTGCTTAAGGCCAAACTGGGCTTTTTAAGCGAGGTTTATGAGGCTAACCAAGAGGCCATTATGGCCGAGCCGGCGATTAATAAGTGGCTGGCAACTAACGGTTGGGTAATAACTTATGCCGTTTTTAAGCAACTTAAGGACGCCAACAAAGGCAAAGGCTGGCCCGAATGGAAAAGTTACCGGCAAGTTACACCTGCTAAGATTGACGATTATTATCACAAAAATAAAGTCGAATGTTTTTATTATGTTTGGCTGCAATACGAGCTGCAACTGCAATTAAATGCTGCCTGTAAAACAATTAAAGAACTGGGGCTGTACTTAAAAGGCGATATTCCCATTATGATGAACGAGGATTCGGCCGATGTGTGGAGTAACCCGCAGCTGTTTGATTTAACGCAGGTAGCCGGCGCCCCGCCCGACCAGTTTAGTTATTTTGGCCAACGCTGGGGCTTTCCTTGTTACAACTGGGCGGCTCATCGCAAAGAAGATTTTAAATGGTGGAAGCTTAGATTAACCGAAGCCGCTAAGTTTTTTGATGCTTACAGGATTGACCACGTACTCGGTTTTTTTAGGATTTGGGCCATTAATAAAGACGATTACCGGGCTGCTTTAGGCCATTTTGACCCCTTTCCGGCCCTTACTAAAGCCGAAATTACCGAGCGTTTTGGCGAAGAACGTTTAAATTGGCTAAGCGCCCCGCATATCTTTGAAGATGAATTAAACAACTTAGGCCCCGAAAAAGAGTTAGCTTTGCCGCTCTTTAAAAAGATAAACGATAACCTTTACTTTTTTGATATGGATAAAATAAAAGGCGATAAAGCCATCTTCGAGCTGGCCGTTAGCGAGCAAGCTAAAGAAATTTTATACGGCTTTTATAGTAACCGGGCTTTATTATTAAAAGATGGTAACTATTACCCCACGTGGTATTACCAAAACAGCCGTTCTTACCAAAGTTTAAATGACGGCGAAAGGCAAAACTTTGATAATTTAATAGCCGGCAAAATGGCGGCAGCCGAACATTTATGGGAGGCCGAAGCTCAAGAACTACTGGGTATAATGGCCGGCACCACCGATATGTTGGTGTGTGCCGAAGATTTAGGAGCGCTTAGCCTTGTGGTGCCTAAAGTGCTAACTAACTTAAAAATACTTAGTTTAGCCGTTATGCGCTGGAAGCGCAACTGGCAAACCAGCCCGCCGGCGTGGGACAACCCCGGCCATTATCCTTTTAAGGCGGTGGCCACACTGGCGGTGCACGATAGCAGCCCCATCAGGTTATGGTGGCGGGAAGAAAGTGATAAAACCGGCCTGCTTAAGGCTTTACAGCTACCCGAAGCGTTGGCCGCCCAGCCGGAACTTAGCCCGCTGCTGGCCGGCTCGTTGCTCACCGGCTTTTTTAAAATTTGCTCGGCCCAAATAGTTATGCTGCAACTGCAAGATTACTTTGCCGTAAGCGATAACTATCGCGAGGCCGATAGCGAGCTGGAGCGTATTAATATACCGGGAACGGTGGGTAAAGACAACTGGAGCTACCGCATGAAGCCGCAGCTGGAAGAATTAATTAACGACAAACAATTTAGTTTATGGTTAAAATCTTTAAATGAGTGGCGGTAG
- a CDS encoding ImmA/IrrE family metallo-endopeptidase, whose protein sequence is MATIGDISVARRYEIYKTARKLQLKYDNSFARILTEEKITLIKAGFNDDKNHAFVIVPNKLIVLSNSASDEDSWFAVNHELGHIFLRHGDRVFCRELGDEGVAYQTVTDEKEAKRIALLLIYNNILQSAKLQEVINLAISKYGLSQDKQLEREANYFAAVLAAPYKMMIAGSKKNDKELAAELGVAEKVIKIRREEVALEDDYDFEEMVKEGIEDPFRLATDEEIDEAFMVIEKAIERDMVN, encoded by the coding sequence ATGGCGACCATAGGCGATATATCCGTTGCAAGACGCTACGAAATTTATAAAACAGCGCGTAAGTTACAACTTAAATATGATAATTCTTTTGCAAGAATACTTACCGAAGAAAAAATAACTTTAATTAAGGCCGGTTTTAATGACGATAAAAACCATGCCTTTGTTATTGTGCCTAATAAGCTTATTGTGCTTTCTAACTCGGCTAGCGATGAAGATTCGTGGTTTGCCGTAAACCACGAACTTGGCCATATTTTTTTAAGGCATGGCGATAGAGTTTTTTGCCGCGAGCTGGGCGATGAGGGAGTTGCCTACCAAACGGTAACAGACGAAAAAGAAGCTAAACGTATTGCTTTGTTGCTTATTTATAACAATATTTTACAGAGCGCTAAATTACAAGAAGTAATTAATTTAGCAATTAGTAAATACGGCCTTTCCCAAGATAAACAGCTTGAGCGTGAAGCCAACTACTTTGCGGCGGTGCTGGCGGCTCCCTATAAAATGATGATAGCGGGCAGTAAAAAAAATGATAAAGAGTTAGCCGCCGAGTTAGGCGTTGCCGAAAAGGTTATTAAAATCCGCCGTGAAGAGGTGGCCCTAGAGGACGATTACGACTTTGAAGAGATGGTAAAAGAAGGTATAGAAGACCCTTTTAGGTTGGCTACCGACGAAGAGATAGATGAAGCCTTTATGGTGATAGAAAAAGCTATAGAAAGGGATATGGTTAATTAA
- a CDS encoding 4-oxalocrotonate tautomerase family protein has translation MPTIILEGGKLSKEQKSKLVKDFTTTAAQVMNIPEQAFTVFIKENDKENVGVGGVLIADK, from the coding sequence ATGCCAACAATTATTTTAGAGGGCGGTAAATTAAGCAAAGAGCAAAAAAGTAAGTTAGTAAAAGATTTTACAACTACCGCAGCGCAGGTAATGAACATTCCGGAACAAGCGTTTACCGTATTTATTAAAGAAAACGATAAAGAAAATGTGGGTGTAGGCGGCGTGCTTATCGCCGATAAGTAA
- a CDS encoding toxin, producing MYFRWNGEKEKTLNNTREISFEEIVKSINNGGLITTELNKLYSNQIIFVVRIKGYVYAVPAVPEGDNCYFLKTIYPSRKLNKKYKDT from the coding sequence ATGTACTTTCGCTGGAATGGGGAGAAGGAAAAAACATTAAATAATACCCGTGAAATATCTTTTGAAGAAATAGTAAAATCTATTAATAACGGCGGGTTAATTACTACCGAATTAAATAAATTATATAGTAATCAAATAATTTTTGTTGTGCGCATTAAAGGGTATGTTTATGCTGTACCGGCTGTTCCCGAAGGGGATAATTGTTATTTTTTAAAAACGATTTATCCTTCGCGAAAACTTAATAAAAAATATAAGGATACTTAA
- a CDS encoding DUF1073 domain-containing protein has product MLHENGLKELIGIKKLDNEEFMNGGLITLSRRLLSSAFAKQSEIQTAITVPVDDALRGGLTLRCDELTNEQLNDVSHYLNEMAVLNTANSKRLRLQSPYQALKNAMLAAALYGGGAILIINDEPLNKPFFADKVNKDTILGFRALDRWQLGDKAHYYDENSEFVYNGITVDPSRLILLKGTDAPALYDKELKGWGLSDLERTLLPVRNWQKNQRVIYELLDEAKIDILKIDGLSEQLLTDSGTKRLSNLTETIARLKDYRSLLVLGSNDSYEQKQINFSGLPDILRENRITVASALRMPLTKLFGLSASGFSSGEEDMDNYYATIESVIRPRARRVLNELLPIALRKVCGFVPDYSYTFSNLKLVDIKEEEAVKVSKQNRLSALFKEGLLTKEEYTAALEREGLL; this is encoded by the coding sequence TTGTTACACGAAAACGGTTTAAAAGAATTAATTGGTATAAAAAAATTAGATAACGAAGAATTTATGAACGGCGGCCTCATCACTTTATCGCGCCGGCTGTTAAGCAGTGCCTTCGCTAAACAAAGCGAAATTCAAACGGCCATCACCGTGCCGGTGGACGACGCTTTACGCGGCGGCCTTACTCTGCGTTGCGATGAGCTAACTAATGAACAACTTAACGATGTGTCTCATTATTTAAATGAGATGGCTGTACTGAACACCGCTAATAGTAAACGGCTGCGGCTGCAAAGCCCTTATCAAGCCCTCAAAAATGCGATGCTGGCGGCGGCTTTGTACGGCGGCGGGGCTATTCTTATCATCAACGATGAGCCGCTTAATAAACCGTTTTTTGCCGATAAAGTTAATAAAGATACCATTTTAGGCTTTAGGGCATTGGATAGATGGCAATTAGGCGACAAAGCGCATTATTATGATGAAAACAGTGAATTTGTTTATAACGGCATAACGGTTGACCCCAGCCGTCTTATCTTGTTAAAAGGTACCGACGCTCCGGCCTTATACGATAAAGAGTTAAAGGGCTGGGGCTTAAGCGACCTCGAGCGCACTTTATTGCCAGTGCGTAACTGGCAAAAAAACCAGCGCGTTATTTACGAGCTACTGGACGAGGCCAAAATTGATATACTTAAGATTGACGGCCTAAGCGAGCAGTTGCTTACCGATAGCGGCACCAAACGGCTTAGCAACCTTACCGAGACCATCGCCCGCCTAAAAGATTATCGCAGCCTGCTGGTGCTGGGCAGTAACGATAGTTACGAGCAAAAACAAATTAACTTTAGCGGCCTGCCCGATATTTTGCGCGAAAACCGCATTACGGTGGCTTCGGCGTTGCGTATGCCTTTAACCAAATTGTTCGGCCTGTCGGCCTCCGGCTTTAGCAGCGGCGAGGAAGATATGGATAACTACTACGCTACCATCGAAAGTGTGATAAGGCCGCGCGCCCGCCGCGTTTTAAACGAGCTGCTGCCCATTGCGCTACGCAAAGTATGCGGCTTTGTACCCGATTATAGTTATACCTTTAGTAACTTAAAACTTGTAGACATTAAAGAAGAAGAGGCCGTTAAGGTAAGCAAACAAAACCGTTTATCGGCGTTATTTAAAGAGGGATTACTTACTAAGGAGGAATATACAGCGGCGTTGGAGCGGGAGGGGCTTTTGTAG
- the murA gene encoding UDP-N-acetylglucosamine 1-carboxyvinyltransferase, whose amino-acid sequence MKYVIEGGYPLSGAITVAGNKNAALPCIAACLLTDEEVLLKNIPEIEDVKVMFSVIEAIGGTVKHESKGVFRVKCTNISSELPAEPLKRIRAAILFAGPILARAGKLQLPPPGGDVIGRRRLDTHFLALEALGARVEISSHYNLTANKLVGADIFLDEASVTATENAIMAAVLSEGDTLINNAACEPHVQDLCHMLVAMGAKIANIGSNRLNIKGVNKLHGCEFAIGSDFMEVGSFISLAACCRSELTINNVQAKDLRMVTLAFKKLGISWETGGSTIFVGKNQKMQMENDMGGAIATIADGIWPSFPADLMSTMIIAATQCEGTILFHEKMYESRMFFVDKLVSMGARIILCDPHRAVVSGRSQLQGATLASPDVRAGMAMLIAALCATGTSAISNIYQIERGYEHIADRLTALGAHIKKVES is encoded by the coding sequence ATGAAATATGTAATTGAAGGCGGATACCCGCTGAGTGGGGCTATAACGGTAGCCGGGAATAAAAATGCGGCTTTGCCTTGCATCGCCGCTTGTTTGCTTACCGATGAAGAGGTGCTGCTTAAAAATATCCCCGAGATAGAAGACGTTAAAGTAATGTTTAGCGTGATAGAGGCCATCGGCGGTACGGTAAAGCACGAAAGCAAAGGTGTTTTCCGTGTAAAATGTACCAACATTAGCAGCGAGCTGCCGGCCGAGCCGCTTAAAAGAATCCGCGCCGCTATCTTATTTGCCGGGCCTATTTTAGCCCGTGCCGGTAAATTACAGCTGCCGCCGCCGGGGGGCGATGTGATTGGCCGCCGCCGTTTAGACACCCATTTTTTAGCCCTAGAGGCTTTAGGGGCAAGGGTAGAAATATCCAGCCACTACAATCTAACTGCCAATAAATTAGTAGGGGCCGACATCTTTTTAGACGAAGCCAGCGTAACGGCCACCGAAAACGCCATTATGGCCGCCGTCCTCAGCGAAGGCGATACCCTTATTAATAATGCCGCTTGCGAGCCGCACGTGCAAGACCTGTGTCATATGCTGGTGGCGATGGGCGCTAAAATAGCTAACATTGGCAGCAACCGCTTAAATATTAAAGGTGTTAATAAATTGCACGGCTGCGAATTTGCTATCGGCAGTGATTTTATGGAAGTAGGCAGTTTTATCAGCCTTGCTGCCTGCTGCCGCAGCGAACTAACCATTAACAATGTACAGGCTAAAGATTTACGTATGGTAACGCTGGCCTTTAAAAAACTGGGCATTAGCTGGGAAACCGGCGGCAGTACCATTTTTGTGGGTAAAAACCAAAAAATGCAGATGGAAAATGATATGGGCGGCGCCATTGCCACCATCGCCGATGGAATATGGCCCAGCTTCCCGGCCGATTTAATGAGCACCATGATTATCGCCGCTACACAGTGTGAAGGGACTATCTTATTTCATGAAAAAATGTACGAAAGCCGTATGTTTTTTGTGGACAAACTGGTGAGTATGGGCGCGCGGATTATTTTGTGCGACCCACACCGGGCCGTCGTCAGCGGCCGCAGCCAGCTGCAAGGCGCTACCCTCGCCAGCCCCGATGTACGGGCCGGTATGGCTATGCTAATTGCCGCCTTATGCGCTACCGGCACCAGCGCCATCAGTAATATTTACCAAATTGAGCGCGGCTACGAACATATTGCCGACCGGCTAACGGCTTTAGGCGCCCATATTAAAAAAGTAGAAAGTTAA
- a CDS encoding alanine--tRNA ligase → MRMNITSSQLRQKYINFFVKHGHALIGGRSVVPENDPTVLFTTAGMHPLVPYLLGEPHGAGKRLVSVQKCIRTGDIDSVGDTSHLTFFEMLGNWSLGDYFKEEALTLSTSFIKDELGIPLSQLYVTIFAGEDGIPRDDEAEAIWLKLGVPAQNIYALGKADNWWGPAGSTGPCGPDSEMFLTTTIPACGPDCRPGCSCGHFIEIWNDVFMQYNKDENGGYSPLAKPNIDTGMGVERMVMLLNGYNSVYETELFTPILAKIEELSGQKYGGTNDNELGRAFRIIADHSRTITIMLADEVDIKPSNVGRGYILRRLIRRTVRMGRKLGIEGAFIAQLSDIVLNIFQDIYPEMLAKREVIQHELKIEEELFGKALLQGEKEFAKLLPNLLKNPNKILAGRVAFRLYDTFGFPLELTEELAAEHGLSVDVAGFNEAFAKHQESSKGEGGSFKGGLADNSEQTTKYHTATHLLNEALRRVLGNEVAQQGSNITAERLRFDFNFERALTNDEITAIEKIVNEQIAANHPVVMTIMSLEEAKKLGAQAQFNNYEEQVKVYKIGDFSLELCGGPHVEATGRLGVFKITKEQSSARGIRRIRAALE, encoded by the coding sequence ATCCGCATGAACATAACCTCAAGCCAACTTCGCCAAAAATATATTAATTTTTTTGTTAAACACGGCCACGCTCTCATCGGCGGCCGCAGTGTGGTGCCGGAGAACGACCCCACCGTGCTCTTTACCACCGCCGGTATGCACCCCTTAGTGCCTTACCTGCTGGGCGAGCCGCATGGTGCCGGCAAACGCCTCGTAAGTGTGCAAAAATGTATACGCACCGGCGATATTGATAGCGTGGGCGACACCAGCCATCTTACCTTTTTTGAAATGCTGGGCAACTGGAGCTTGGGCGATTACTTTAAGGAAGAGGCCCTAACTTTAAGCACATCCTTTATTAAGGACGAACTGGGCATACCGCTCAGCCAATTATATGTAACTATCTTTGCCGGCGAGGACGGTATCCCGCGTGATGATGAGGCGGAGGCTATCTGGCTAAAACTGGGCGTACCGGCGCAAAATATTTATGCGCTTGGCAAAGCCGATAACTGGTGGGGGCCGGCCGGCAGCACCGGTCCTTGCGGCCCCGATAGCGAGATGTTTTTAACTACCACTATCCCGGCTTGCGGGCCCGATTGCCGGCCCGGTTGCAGCTGCGGCCATTTTATCGAGATTTGGAACGACGTGTTTATGCAATATAATAAGGACGAAAACGGCGGCTATTCACCGCTAGCCAAACCAAATATTGATACCGGTATGGGCGTAGAGCGTATGGTTATGCTACTTAACGGCTATAACAGTGTTTACGAAACCGAGTTATTTACCCCCATTTTAGCCAAAATTGAAGAGCTGTCCGGCCAAAAATACGGCGGCACAAACGATAACGAATTGGGCCGTGCCTTTCGTATTATTGCCGACCACAGCCGCACCATCACCATTATGCTGGCCGATGAGGTGGATATTAAACCCTCTAACGTTGGGCGGGGTTATATCTTACGCCGTTTAATCCGGCGTACGGTGCGTATGGGCCGTAAATTAGGCATAGAAGGAGCTTTTATCGCTCAATTATCCGATATTGTCTTAAATATCTTTCAGGATATTTATCCTGAAATGTTGGCCAAGCGTGAAGTTATCCAGCATGAATTAAAAATTGAAGAAGAACTTTTTGGCAAAGCCCTGCTGCAAGGCGAAAAAGAATTTGCCAAGCTGCTGCCTAATCTGCTTAAAAACCCTAACAAAATTTTAGCCGGCCGGGTGGCCTTTAGGTTGTACGATACCTTTGGTTTTCCCCTCGAGCTTACCGAAGAGCTGGCCGCCGAACATGGCCTGAGCGTTGATGTAGCCGGCTTTAACGAGGCCTTTGCCAAACATCAAGAGAGCAGCAAAGGCGAAGGCGGTAGTTTTAAAGGTGGGCTGGCCGATAACAGCGAGCAAACCACCAAATACCACACGGCAACCCATCTTTTAAATGAGGCTTTACGGCGGGTTTTAGGCAACGAGGTGGCCCAGCAAGGCAGCAATATCACCGCCGAGCGGCTGCGTTTTGATTTTAACTTTGAGCGCGCCTTAACAAACGATGAAATTACTGCCATCGAAAAAATTGTTAATGAACAGATAGCAGCCAATCACCCCGTTGTGATGACCATTATGTCTTTGGAAGAGGCCAAAAAACTGGGAGCGCAGGCGCAATTTAACAACTACGAGGAACAAGTTAAAGTATATAAAATTGGCGATTTTTCGCTGGAGTTATGCGGCGGGCCGCACGTAGAGGCCACCGGCCGGCTTGGTGTTTTTAAAATTACCAAAGAGCAAAGCAGTGCGCGTGGTATACGGCGCATTAGGGCGGCGCTAGAATAA